One Microplitis mediator isolate UGA2020A chromosome 3, iyMicMedi2.1, whole genome shotgun sequence DNA segment encodes these proteins:
- the LOC130666167 gene encoding repetitive organellar protein-like isoform X3: MEHWSTIIVEWINCLNLNETQLSDIQQLQDNSAVYGKIIKQLKLDVKEKNPDSCYEISKFIEEEYPDFIINKNDDDDNASDHIYKMSLLLLSASQKIAFHRPMYSLKNDSQVMIKKFLELLLPHGKGLTFETVHESIMELGDTILKTPPKTPKDRPLKSYLTSPAAQSAYRHKMLNERNRELRLLKAQLETELFEKVDLQGDIKTLEDKVKNLQKQLTKKTEELKTLRIEYASPKTPQSVRKNKNNQNVEDYLKKEIENLENYNMKLQAELNQVEEEHENLKRRLASKDRLNATLKEKAEEFERGMESLSIQLEVKTNELLDLRMQNEELRGHIKDMQRYSTDADQSFEMDNVRRARSPSPGLNVSEAASSIIDIQLKEANEESARLKDELSSIQRKLDEALQECQEFKSLNDLLNEKVSSLDEIKMALEITEDRLEKRQCQINILDMEKKNLQDELEKHKKDISAKEITLKETEETKLKLESHISSIAEELNKLKISLVTAEDTLAQTVTTKEVLVMQLSTADSKIDSLKNSLSIEAKKYQELTEDSEQKIRNLEENINSYLKDKCQLEETVSQLNEELKNLNQELDNKNSIVDSLNTKVTQLDDKIVNYSDEKRQLEETVTQKTEEIFELNKKLDDKKLAVDSLNAKLLNMEEDITRYLENKQELEHTIEQQANDLDKFNRDLDDTNSIIDSLNNKLEEFKKISENDSEVKLQLEEIISQQKQDLVQVNEIVEDKSSTIELLELEISELKKSVKKYSEDQQQLEDAIEYQKENLIKLKDELDNKNLIIDSLNSTLLQLEQTIVMYSEEKRELKKIIVDTNEDTRRLNRDLEAKNSTIDSLEAKILDLEKIIDKHSEDKRQLEEIIDRSNRDSIKLNDQLANKNSTIDSLNAKLTQLENSIKIHLQEKQNLCEIGEQQSRDLIKMTEELGDKNLLIDSMSDKLSDLEKNISIISCEKESLEKSMHALKNDLVNLNIEVDAKNSSIDLMNSKILQLESVVTSNSEEKKQLEEIVEQLNCNVVDLNKEIENKNLALDSLNIVLSESRDTIAKYLEEKHQLEEDIEQQRNELINLNMELEDRQSTIELMNNKFSQLEDVIATHVEDKKLLENSVEQQKSELMKLNEELERRQSTIELMNNNFLQLENINATYLEEKQQLQDTLVQQKSELIKLNEELGDKKLTIESMNDKLSQVEDINAIYLKEKQQLQDILEQQKSELMKLNEELGDKKLTIESMNDKFSQLEDAIATHLEDKKLLENSVEQQKGELVKLNEELESRQSKIELMNNKFLQLENINATYSEEKQQLQDTLEQRNSELMKLNTELGDKKLTIESMNDKFSHLEDVIAAHLEDKKLLENSVEQQKSELMKLNDELESRQSTIELMNNKFLQLENINATYLEEKQQLQDTLEQQKSELIKLNKEVEDKNSNIELLNIKISEVETKLNSKESALSSAETKICELNELREELQSQLVQEQKNIIICMDEKDKLQLRLDDLIKLDEKKSSAAQEKIQELKSQCEDLIAELAGTNSKISDQDNRLLDITTERNLLKNKLDDINKELESRKEETKTMELQIEELKQINERTVTGCQEREVASNELLNSVEKKLLSMQNTCETLKLDKKIQEESLAVLNSKLEQVTKEKIESELKMKEVIVNLQEVRASQEAVLDAQSKALADRSAELDAVKMEFAKLKGTLELEINEQKIQNKEKSDECEALKNSNDKNLKVVEELEFKLNAVNNEMKTLQEDHESLKKNLEKKIETSEAAVKATKENTEQLSEQLDIMATEKKNRSEYLSRLVREKKNLQNVLDKVISSRDNLEENLLSTQGSYVDALNKVKYIFNENNSACDELKYLEAQKQELEKLLKDISDRQSQTSKPLIKVLCRVSSWVEEKLSEIDVSVIKREFNESADTLADEKLTLEGEIEKNESICKDLDVVQKKINEFVNASMTYEANMKSGAVKREPSAEEKLQAQLEKITKEKKDIKEKLDAARVRNAKMEKNIDELRSENKKIKAEVSSSSSDKNSEVERLTVLIEQLEKRIESLDKEKEELENKLKDDDFDSKLKEVHNEYGLKLEKLKQKMKVAYNEQISKLQVEQDQAMAEKVAAMKTKMEQQCKKYSEDIARYKAHVSELSSQFWNVGEKLLAEQQEKETAQQRLREIQKKYQSAMQEANQSLALAHSQVNSSSLDRDFTYERSDAPRQSFRAVQLIEEETTTTRRHSVKSIQAMGNAFSVEDEEGEVFNNDFLTDLKEGKFRTAEPGPDFDRLSELRMRNSLCRPHLRSAYAVETHFHPFAITEEDIKSGPTNDETFNDSLSQSLLPGQKVKKKDRTQNTPATPKGRRLSSIFRKPRAAERN, translated from the exons atggaaCACTGGAGTACAATAATAGTAGAATGG attaattgtttaaatctcAATGAAACCCAGCTGTCAGACATTCAACAACTGCAAGACAATTCAGCTGTCTATGGCAAAATCATTAAACAATT gaaacttgatgtcaaagaaaaaaatccagaTTCTTGTTatgaaatatcaaaatttattgaagaagAATATCcagattttataattaataaaaatgatgacgACGATAATGCATCTgatcatatttataaaatgtctcTCTTGTTATTGAGTGCCTCACAAAAAATAGCTTTTCATAGACCCATGTACTCGTTAAAAAATGATTCGCaagtgatgataaaaaaatttttagaactaCTTTTACCCCATGGTAAAGGATTAACATTTGAAACAGTTCACGAAAGTATAATGGAATTAGGAGATACGATTCTCAAAACACCTCCAAAGACACCGAAAGATCGtccgttaaaaagttatttaacatCTCCAGCAGCGCAGTCAGCTTACCGCCACAAAATGTTGAATGAACGTAATCGTGAATTGAGACTCTTGAAAGCTCAGCTGGAAACTgagttatttgaaaaagttgATCTACAAGGAGACATTAAAACTCTAGAAGATAAAGttaaaaacttacaaaaacagttgacaaaaaaaacaGAAGAATTGAAAACACTGAGAATTGAATACGCAAGTCCAAAAACTCCACAGTctgtgagaaaaaataaaaataatcaaaatgtcgaagactatttaaaaaaagaaattgaaaatttggaaaacTATAACATGAAACTACAGGCAGAGTTAAATCAAGTTGAAGAAGagcatgaaaatttaaaacgtcGTTTGGCATCAAAGGATCGACTCAATGCAACTTTGAAAGAAAAGGCGGAAGAATTTGAACGAGGAATGGAATCTTTGTCTATACAATTAGAAGTAAAGACTAATGAGTTGTTAGACTTAAGGATGCAAAATGAAGAACTACGTGGTCATATCAAAGATATGCAACGATACTCAACAGATGCTGATCAGAGTTTTGAAATGGACAACGTCCGTCGTGCAAGATCACCATCTCCTGGACTGAACGTCAGTGAAGCTGCCAGTTCTATTATTGACATTCAACTAAAAGAAGCGAATGAAGAATCTGCCAGACTGAAGGATGAATTATCTAGTATCCAGCGTAAATTAGATGAGGCTTTGCAGGAgtgtcaagaatttaaatcTCTCAACGATTTGCTAAATGAAAAAGTATCGAGTCTAGACGAAATCAAAATGGCGCTAGAAATTACGGAGGATAGATTAGAAAAACGTCAGTGTCAGATAAATATATTGgatatggagaaaaaaaatctgcaaGACGAACTAGAAAAACACAAAAAAGATATAAGTGCTAAAGAAATTACATTGAAAGAGACTGAAGAAACGAAACTTAAATTGGAATCTCATATTTCTTCTATCGCagaagaattaaataaattaaaaatatcattggtTACAGCAGAAGATACTTTGGCTCAAACCGTCACCACAAAAGAAGTTTTGGTGATGCAGTTGAGTACAGCTGATAGTAAAATTGACAGCTTAAAGAATTCTTTGAGTATCGAAGCTAAAAAATACCAGGAGTTGACTGAAGATTCAGAGCAGAAAATTCGTAATTtagaagaaaatataaattcgtACTTAAAAGATAAATGTCAGCTTGAGGAGACCGTCAGTCAGCTGAATGAGGAGCTGAAGAACTTGAACCAAGAGTTGGacaacaaaaattcaattgtaGATTCACTAAATACCAAAGTAACTCAGTTAGatgataaaattgtaaattattctGATGAAAAGCGACAGCTTGAAGAAACAGTAACACAAAAAACCGaagaaatatttgaattaaataaaaaacttgatgataaaaaactgGCTGTAGATTCATTGAATGCCAAGTTACTAAATATGGAAGAAGACATCACGAGGTACTTGGAAAATAAACAAGAACTTGAACATACTATTGAACAGCAGGCTAATGAtctagataaatttaatagagATCTTGATGACACGAATTCAATAATTGATTccttgaataataaattagaggaatttaaaaaaatatccgaaaatgattctgaagttaaaCTGCAGCTTGAAGAAATTATCAGCCAACAAAAACAAGATTTAGTTCAAGTGAATGAAATAGTTGAGGATAAAAGTTCGACTATTGAGTTATTGGAATTAGAAATTTCTGAGCttaaaaaatctgttaaaaaatattcagagGACCAGCAACAACTCGAAGACGCTATTGAGTATCagaaagaaaatttgattaaattaaaagatgaacttgacaacaaaaatttaattatcgattCACTAAATTCTACACTGTTGCAATTAGAGCAGACGATTGTCATGTACTCTGAGGAAAAACGggagcttaaaaaaataattgtagatACAAATGAAGACACTCGTAGATTAAATCGAGATTTAGAAGctaaaaattcaacaatagATTCACTGGAAGCCAAGATATTGGATCTGGAAAAGATTATTGACAAGCATTCGGAAGATAAGCGACAGCTTGAAGAAATTATCGACAGGTCTAATAGGGATTCGATTAAATTGAATGATCAACTcgctaataaaaattcaacaatcGATTCATTGAATGCCAAGTTGACACAGTtggaaaattcaataaaaattcatcttCAAGAGAAGCAAAATCTTTGCGAAATCGGCGAACAACAAAGTagggatttaattaaaatgacagAAGAACTCGGCGATAAAAATCTACTGATTGATTCAATGAGTGATAAGTTATCagacttagaaaaaaatatttcgataaTTTCCTGTGAAAAAGAATCACTGGAAAAATCAATGCATGCTTTGAAAAATGACttagtaaatttgaatattgaaGTTGATGCTAAGAATTCATCGATTGATTTAATGAAcagtaaaattttacaattagaAAGTGTTGTTACGTCTAATTCAGAGGAAAAGAAACAACTTGAAGAGATTGTTGAGCAGCTTAATTGTAATGTCGTTGACTTGAATAAGGAAATtgagaataaaaacttggCTTTGGATTCTTTGAATATCGTGTTATCAGAATCGAGAGATACTATTGCTAAATATTTAGAAGAAAAACATCAACTTGAAGAGGACATTGAGCAACAGAGAAatgaattgataaatttaaatatggaGCTTGAAGACAGACAATCAACAATAGAAttaatgaacaataaattttctcaactGGAAGATGTCATCGCAACGCACgtggaagataaaaaattattagaaaattctGTAGAGCAACAGAAGAGTGAGTTGATGAAATTAAATGAGGAACTGGAACGCAGACAATCGACAATAGAATTAATGAACAATAACTTTTTACaattagaaaatattaatgCGACGTATTTAGAAGAAAAGCAGCAGCTGCAAGACACTTTGGTGCAACAGAAGAGtgaattgattaaattaaatgaggaacttggagataaaaaattaactatagAATCAATGAACGACAAACTTTCACAAGTCGAAGATATAAATGCGATATATTTGAAAGAGAAACAACAACTACAAGATATTTTGGAGCAACAAAAGAGTGAATTGATGAAATTAAACGAAGAACttggagataaaaaattaacaatagaGTCAATGaacgataaattttcacaACTGGAAGATGCCATCGCAACTCACTTGGAAGATAagaaattattagaaaattctGTAGAGCAACAGAAGGGGgaattagtaaaattaaatgaggAACTGGAAAGCAGACAATCGAAAATAGAAttaatgaacaataaatttttacaattagaaaatattaatgCGACGTATTCAGAAGAAAAGCAGCAGCTACAAGACACTTTGGAGCAACGGAATAGTGAACTGATGAAATTAAACACAGAACttggagataaaaaattaactatagAGTCAATGaacgataaattttcacaTCTGGAAGATGTCATCGCAGCGCACTTGGAAGATAagaaattattagaaaattctGTAGAGCAACAGAAGAGTGAATTGATGAAATTAAATGACGAACTGGAAAGCAGGCAATCGACAATAGAAttaatgaacaataaatttttacagttaGAAAATATTAATGCGACGTATTTAGAAGAAAAGCAACAGCTACAAGACACTTTGGAGCAACAGAAGAgtgaattgataaaattaaataaggaagttgaagataaaaattcaaatattgagTTATTAAACATCAAAATATCAGAAGTAGAAACTAAATTGAATTCCAAGGAGTCGGCTCTGTCAAGTGCGGAAACAAAAATATGTGAATTAAATGAACTCCGAGAAGAGCTTCAGAGTCAACTTGTtcaggaacaaaaaaatattattatttgtatggaCGAAAAAGACAAATTGCAACTTAGACTTGATGACTTGATAAAATTAGACGAGAAAAAATCTTCAGCTGCCCaagaaaaaattcaggaaTTAAAGTCTCAGTGTGAGGACTTAATTGCCGAGCTTGCCGGTACGAATTCTAAAATTTCCGATCAAGATAACAGATTACTAGACATCACAACTGAACGTaatttactgaaaaataaattagatgaCATTAATAAGGAATTAGAAAGTCGGAAAGAAGAGACCAAAACTATGGAACTACAGATTGAAGAACTTAAACAGATTAACGAACGAACGGTAACCGGCTGTCAAGAACGCGAGGTCGCTTCTAATGAACTCCTCAATTCTGTAGAGAAAAAACTTTTGTCTATGCAGAATACATGCGAGACTCTTaaattggataaaaaaatccaGGAAGAATCACTCGCTGTCCTCAATTCAAAATTAGAGCAGGTGACTAAGGAAAAAATAGAATCGGAGTTAAAGATGAAAGAAGTAATTGTCAATTTACAGGAAGTAAGAGCTAGTCAAGAAGCTGTACTAGATGCGCAGTCGAAAGCTCTTGCTGACAGATCTGCAGAACTAGATGCAGTGAAAATGGAATTCGCTAAACTCAAAGGAACTCTTGAATTAGaaattaatgaacaaaaaatccAGAATAAAGAAAAGTCTGATGAATGCGAGGCTCTGAAAAATTctaatgataaaaatcttaAAGTGGTAGAAGaacttgaatttaaattaaatgcagtaaataatgaaatgaaaacattGCAAGAAGATCATgagagtttgaaaaaaaatcttgaaaaaaaaatagagacaTCTGAAGCTGCTGTCAAGGCGACGAAAGAAAATACTGAGCAGTTATCAGAACAACTAGACATCATGgcgactgaaaaaaaaaatcgtagcgAATATTTATCTCGGCTGGTTCGAGAGAAAAAGAACTTACAGAATGTACTTGATAAGGTAATAAGTAGTCGTGATAATTTAGAAGAAAATCTTTTGAGTACTCAGGGGTCGTACGTCGACGCGTTAAATAAAgtcaagtatatttttaatgaaaacaaTTCAGCTTGTGATGAATTGAAATATCTTGAGGCGCAGAAACAGgagttagaaaaattattaaaggaTATTAGTGACCGTCAGTCTCAGACTTCAAAGCCTTTGATAAAAGTTCTCTGCCGGGTTTCCTCGTGGGTTGAAGAAAAACTCAGTGAAATTGATGTCTCTGTGATCAAAAGGGAATTTAATGAATCTGCTGATACTTTGGCAGATGAAAAACTGACTTTGGAAGGAgagatcgaaaaaaatgaGTCAATATGCAAAGACTTGGATGTCGTACAAAAGAAAATCAATGAGTTTGTAAACGCGTCGATGACTTATGAAGCGAATATGAAATCGGGTGCCGTAAAACGCGAGCCCAGTGCTGAGGAAAAGTTACAGGCACAGctggaaaaaataacgaaagaGAAAAAAGATATCAAAGAAAAATTGGACGCAGCTCGGGTAAGAAACGCtaagatggaaaaaaatatcgacGAGTTGaggagtgaaaataaaaaaattaaagccgAGGTATCTTCGTCTTCTTCAGATAAAAATTCAGAAGTCGAACGTCTGACAGTATTAATTGAACAATTGGAAAAACGAATTGAAAGTCTTGATAAAGAGAAAGAAGAATTGGAGAATAAATTAAAGGACGATGACTTTGACAGTAAATTGAAAGAAGTTCATAACGAGTATGGattaaaacttgaaaaattgaaacaaaaaatgaagGTAGCGTACAATGAACAGATCAGTAAACTTCAAGTTGAGCAGGACCAAGCGATGGCAGAAAAAGTAGCGGCAATGAAGACCAAAATGGAACAGCAGTGCAAAAAATACTCTGAGGATATCGCCAGATACAAAGCGCACGTCAGTGAATTGTCATCACAGTTTTGGAACGTCGGTGAAAAACTTTTAGCAGAGCAACAAGAAAAAGAAACGGCCCAACAACGTCTTcgtgagatacaaaaaaaataccagTCTGCGATGCAAGAAGCTAATCAATCACTTGCTCTAGCTCACAGTCAAGTTAATTCGTCAAGTTTAGATAGAGATTTTACTTATGAACGGTCGGATGCGCCAAGACAAAGTTTCCGAGCAGTTCAACTTATTGAGGAAGAGACAACTACCACTCGAAGACACAGTGTTAAGAGTATCCAAGCTATGGGAAATGCTTTTAGTGTTGAGGATGAAGAAGGCGAAGTCTTTAATAATGACTTTTTAACAGACTTGAAAGAAGGCAAATTCCGTACTGCTGAACCAGGTCCTGATTTTGATCGATTGTCAGAATTACGTATGCGAAATTCACTGTGTCGTCCACATCTTAGATCTGCTTATGCTGTTGAAACACATTTCCATCCGTTTGCTATCACTGAAGAAGATATcaag AGTGGTCCAACAAATGACGAAACTTTCAATGACAGTCTCAGTCAAAGTCTTCTTCCAGGGCAGAAGGTCAAAAAGAAAGACAGAACACAG